In a genomic window of Aerosakkonema funiforme FACHB-1375:
- a CDS encoding GUN4 domain-containing protein — translation MISNLNPDYTKLRDLLANKKWKEADLETRTLMLSIAGADKRKDCLLTQDDMKKFPCAELRKIDRLWIHYSQGRFGFSIINKIYNEVNKDYHQLAERVGWRNGEKWIGYNEITFTDDVPVGHLPITWLVPTSFWMYWLARFASAGWRLLLERASNCQIE, via the coding sequence ATGATATCAAATCTTAATCCTGACTATACAAAACTACGCGACTTACTCGCTAATAAAAAATGGAAAGAAGCAGATTTAGAAACCAGAACACTGATGTTATCAATTGCTGGTGCAGATAAACGCAAAGATTGCTTGCTGACTCAAGATGATATGAAAAAATTTCCTTGTGCAGAATTGCGTAAGATCGATCGCCTTTGGATTCATTACAGCCAAGGACGTTTTGGATTCAGCATAATCAATAAAATTTACAATGAAGTTAACAAAGATTACCATCAACTAGCCGAACGAGTAGGTTGGCGAAATGGCGAAAAATGGATCGGCTACAATGAAATAACTTTCACTGATGATGTACCTGTCGGACATTTACCGATTACTTGGCTAGTTCCGACTTCTTTTTGGATGTATTGGCTGGCGCGTTTTGCTTCCGCTGGCTGGCGATTACTCCTGGAACGTGCGAGTAATTGTCAAATCGAATAA